From the genome of Aliarcobacter lanthieri:
AACATCTTCAATCAATAAGAGATGATTACAAAGAAAAAGCTGACTATTTTTCAAATCAACTAAGTTTAATAATACCTGAATTCAAACATGAAAAACCAAAAGGTGGTATGTTTTTATATGGAAGTTTTGGTGATAAAATAGATACCTTTTCTCTTGTTCAAGAGTGTTTAAAGAAAAAAGTTGTTTATGTTCCAGGAAATCAATTTTATATAGATAAAAAACCTAATGGAGAAATACGTTTTAATTATACTCACTCAAATTTTGAACAAATTATTAAAGGATTAAAATTAATAAAAAGTTGTTTATAAAATTAGATATATAAATATTTAAGGTTGTAATTTCTTTTTTAACTCTTGATAAATTTCAATCACTCTATCTTTTATAGAGTGTTTTGAAAAGTCAAGTTTTGATTCAATATACTCTTTTATATTATCTATTTTTTTATAGATCATAATATATATCTTTGATTCTTGAATTTTATTTTTTATAGAAACTAATTTATTATAAACTATTTCAAACCAACGAAATTGTAAAAGTTTTGGTTTTGTTATATCAAAAAACCACAAAATGATAACTGCTAATGGAAGTTTTAAAAGATATACAAAAACAGCTAAAAATACCTCTCTTTCAACAAATAAAATAGCAGCATAAACTCCTAATAACTCAACTAAAGTAAAAAATATTAAAAATACAAAAAGAACTAAATGTGAATTCAAATTCTCTATTTTTAATATTAAATTTTCAAAAATATTAAACTTTAGTATCAACTTTGATAAAAAATCAAAAATAGGTTTGGCAGTTTTTTCCCAAATAAGCTCTTCAAATATAATATAAATAGAAATTAAAATAATTAAAAAGATATCAATTATTTTGTTTAGCATCTCTTCTCTTATTTTTATAAATTTTGTAGTAAATATAGCTACAAATAGCTATTACAACTAAAATCAATATTATAATTTGATGTAAATATTCTTTCAACAGTTCTTCATTATTTCCTAAGAAATATCCTAAATATGCTAAAACTATCATCCATATTCCAGCACCTAAAGTTGTATAAAGAGTAAATTTTGCAAAGTTCATCTGAGCAAGCCCTGCTGGGAGAGAAATATATTGTCTTACAACTGGTATTAACCTTCCAAAGAAAGTAGAAATATGTCCATGCTCTTTAAAAAACTGTTCTATTTTTTCTAAAGTTTCTTCTTTAATAAAAACATAATTTCCATATTTTAATAAAAGTTTTCTTCCTAATTTAAGTGCCAAGTAGTAATTAAATAAAGCCCCTGTAAGTGAACCTAAAATCCCTGATAATACTACTAAAAACATACTCATTTCACCTTTATATGCTAAATATCCAGCTGGTATCATAACAACTTCTGATGGGAATGGAATGATAAATGAACTCTCAATAAACATCATTATAAAGATTCCAATATAACCTAAACTTCCAACAGTTTGAACAATAAAGTTAATTATTTCTGATAACAATTTTATCCTTTAAATTAGATAGTTTGAAATGAAGTATTTTAAATTTGTAGAAATTTTATGAGAATTAAAAATTAAGGCTCAAAGCCTTAATTATTTTTTTAACTCTCTAATTTTTGCAGCTTTACCTTTTAACTCTCTTAAGTAGTTAAGTTTAGCTCTTCTTACTCTACCTCTTCTTATTACATCAAAAGATTTTAAAGATTCACAGTATAATGGGAATATTCTTTCAACCCCAATACTATTTGCACCAAGTTTTCTAATTGTAAAAGTAGCATCAACACCGTTTCCACTTCTTCCTATAATTACACCTTCGAAAGTTTGAACTCTTTTTTTCTCACCTTCTTTAATCTCAACACCAAGTCTTACTGTATCTCCTGCTCTAAATGCTGGAATTTCTTTAGAAGCAATTTGTGCTGCTTCAAAACTTGCAATATATCTATTTTTCATCGTCTTTCCTTATTAGGTCTATAATATTTTGTCTTACAATTGGACATCTGGAATTTTAAGTCGCAAATTTTACTATGGTTTCCCTTTAAAAATTCTTTAATGACACTTAAATTTTGGTAATTTTCAGGTTTTGCAAAAGATGGTGCTTCTAAAAGATTATTTTCATAGCTTTCAACTTCCAAAGAATCAGCATTTCCTAAAACACCTTCTACATTTCTAGCAATTGCATCTGTCATAACTAAAGATGGTAATTCTCCACCAGTTAATACAAATTCACCTATGCTAAACACTTCATTTGCATATTTTTCAATAACCCTCTCATCGATTCCCTCATATCTTCCACTTACAAAAACAATATTTTCTTTATTAGCTAATCTTTTTGCATCATTTTGACGAAACTGCTTTGCTGCAGCTAATGGAAAAATAATATAAGCATCTTTATTTTTTCGCCTTATTTCATCAAGACAATCAAAAAGTGGCTGACAGAAAAGAAGCATTCCAGCTCCACCACCTATCATTGTATCATCTACTTTTTTATGTTTATTAGTTGTAAAATCTCTTGGATTATAAAACTCATAAGATATAAAACTTGAATCAACTGCTCTTTTTAATATAGAATCTTTAAAATATGGTTCAATTAAATTTGGGAAAAGTGTTACAAATGTAAATTTCAAAACTTAAAATCCATCCTAAAATTTTGTTTGACATACTACCATAATTAGTTTTAGTTATTATTAAGCATTAATGATTTAGACTTCTTATAAAATTTATAATAATTATAAGAAAAGGTTTTTATTGAAAACATTAAATGGTTTTGGAAAAAAATATTTTTCATTGTCATCAATACAAGCTTATAGCACTGCTATAACTCTACACAGTAAAGTAGTGTCTTGTAAAAATCATTTAATAAGTAAATTACAAGTATCTTCACAAAATAATGAAGATATAGAAGAACCCCCTCCAACATTATCACAAATATTACAATCTTGTTTTATTCAAAATAATAAACCTTGTCATTGTGATTGTTTATTTAGAAGAAAAACTGCAATTGCAGTAAGACTTTTTAAATATATTCCTAGATGTCCATTCTATTGTACATTTTTTGCTTTTAGAAGAACTGGTGTTCATCCTCCAAAATTCATTATTAACTATATTTAAAAATTAAATATTTTCAAGTCTTTTGTTATCTACATTTTAGTAGAGAATTGAATATAAAGTTAATTAAGGATTAATTATGTCAAAAAATTATGTAATAGGATTTCCAAGAATTGGAGAAAAAAGAGAGTTAAAAAAGGTTTTAGAGCAATATTGGGCAAAACAAACTGATTTTAATGAAGTAAAATATGTAGCAAGCCAATTGAGAAAAAGACATTGGACTTATCAAAAAGAAGCAAAAATAAATTTTATTGCTTCAAATGATTTTTCATATTATGATAATATGTTAGATACTTCTATTTTACTAGGTGCAATTCCTCAAAGATTTCAACATCTAAAAGATGAAGAATTATATTTTGCAATGGCTAGAGGAAATCAAGATTGTGTTGCAATGGAAATGACAAAATGGTTTAATACAAACTATCACTATATCGTTCCAGAAATTTCAAAAGATACAAAGTTTTCTTTAAACTCTAAAAAAGTAATTGAAGAATATAAAGAAGCAAAAGAATTAGAGATAAATACAAAAATAAATCTTATTGGACCAATCACTTATTTAGGTTTATCAAAAAGTATTGACAATAGTGATATTTTTGCTCATATTAATAGTGTTGTTGAAGTTTATAAACAACTATTAAATGAAATTTCTAAACTTGATGATGAAGTTGTTGTAGAATTTGCAGAACCACTTTTTGTTAAAGATTTAGATACAAAAGTTTTATCTTTATTAAAACCTGTTTATGATGCATTAGCATCTGTTTCTTCAAATATCAAAGTTGTTGTAACAACATTTTTTGAACACTCAAATGAAGCAACAAAAATTTTAGTAAATACTCCAATTTGGGCATTAGGTTTGGATTTTATTCATGGAAGAAAAAATCTTGAAGCTTTAGAAGTTATAAAAAATTTAAATAAAATTTTAATAGCTGGAGTTATTGATGGAAGAAATATTTGGAAAAGTAATTTTGAAGATAAATTAAATTTATTAAATGAGATATCAAAAACTATTTCAAAAGAAAATATTATAGTAGGAACTTCTTGCTCACTTTTACATGTACCTTTTACTTTAAACTATGAAGAAAAATTAGATAATGAAATAAAATCTTGGTTAGCATTTGCAACTGAGAAATTAAAAGAATTATCTCTTGTATCAAAACAATTTTTTGGTTCAAAACTATCATTAGAGGATATTGCAAATATTGAGAAAAATGCAAAAGATAATAAAGAAAGAAAAGTATCTACAAAAATTCACAATGCAATAGTTCAAGATGAAATTAAAAATTTAAAAGTATTTGAAAGAGTTGATAAATTCCAAGATAGAATAAAAGTTCAAAGAGAATTTTTTGGATATGATGCACTTACAACTACAACAATTGGATCATTCCCTCAAACACCTGAAATTAGAGAAAATAGAAAACAATATAAAGCAAATGCCATCACAAAAGAGCAATATGAAGCAGAAATCAAAAAATATATTGATGATTGCGTAGCTTTCCAAGATGAAATTGGACTTGATGTATTAGTTCATGGTGAGCCAGAAAGAAATGATATGGTTGAATACTTTGGTGAATTAATGAATGGTTTTGCATTTACTCAAAATGCTTGGGTTCAATCTTATGGAAGTAGATGTGTAAAACCACCTTTAATTTTTGGTGATGTTTCAAGACCAAATCCAATGACTGTTGAATGGATAAAATATGCTCAAAGTAAAACTAAAAAAGTTATGAAAGGTATGTTAACAGGTCCTGTTACAATTCTTAACTGGTCATTTGTAAGAGATGATATTCCAAGAAATGAAGTAACAAAACAAATTGCACTTGCAA
Proteins encoded in this window:
- the rplS gene encoding 50S ribosomal protein L19, which produces MKNRYIASFEAAQIASKEIPAFRAGDTVRLGVEIKEGEKKRVQTFEGVIIGRSGNGVDATFTIRKLGANSIGVERIFPLYCESLKSFDVIRRGRVRRAKLNYLRELKGKAAKIRELKK
- the metE gene encoding 5-methyltetrahydropteroyltriglutamate--homocysteine S-methyltransferase, which gives rise to MSKNYVIGFPRIGEKRELKKVLEQYWAKQTDFNEVKYVASQLRKRHWTYQKEAKINFIASNDFSYYDNMLDTSILLGAIPQRFQHLKDEELYFAMARGNQDCVAMEMTKWFNTNYHYIVPEISKDTKFSLNSKKVIEEYKEAKELEINTKINLIGPITYLGLSKSIDNSDIFAHINSVVEVYKQLLNEISKLDDEVVVEFAEPLFVKDLDTKVLSLLKPVYDALASVSSNIKVVVTTFFEHSNEATKILVNTPIWALGLDFIHGRKNLEALEVIKNLNKILIAGVIDGRNIWKSNFEDKLNLLNEISKTISKENIIVGTSCSLLHVPFTLNYEEKLDNEIKSWLAFATEKLKELSLVSKQFFGSKLSLEDIANIEKNAKDNKERKVSTKIHNAIVQDEIKNLKVFERVDKFQDRIKVQREFFGYDALTTTTIGSFPQTPEIRENRKQYKANAITKEQYEAEIKKYIDDCVAFQDEIGLDVLVHGEPERNDMVEYFGELMNGFAFTQNAWVQSYGSRCVKPPLIFGDVSRPNPMTVEWIKYAQSKTKKVMKGMLTGPVTILNWSFVRDDIPRNEVTKQIALAINNEVDDLQNAGIKMIQVDEAAFKEGYPLRAENIKAYENWAVENFRLSVSCAKADTQIHTHMCYSEFNDIIKTIEAMDADVISIETARSGNRLLRIFKEVAYKQEIGPGIYDIHSPRVPSVDEMVAQIKALIEVLPKEQLWINPDCGLKTRKWPEVKQSLINLVEAVKIVKNS
- a CDS encoding DedA family protein encodes the protein MLSEIINFIVQTVGSLGYIGIFIMMFIESSFIIPFPSEVVMIPAGYLAYKGEMSMFLVVLSGILGSLTGALFNYYLALKLGRKLLLKYGNYVFIKEETLEKIEQFFKEHGHISTFFGRLIPVVRQYISLPAGLAQMNFAKFTLYTTLGAGIWMIVLAYLGYFLGNNEELLKEYLHQIIILILVVIAICSYIYYKIYKNKRRDAKQNN
- the trmD gene encoding tRNA (guanosine(37)-N1)-methyltransferase TrmD codes for the protein MKFTFVTLFPNLIEPYFKDSILKRAVDSSFISYEFYNPRDFTTNKHKKVDDTMIGGGAGMLLFCQPLFDCLDEIRRKNKDAYIIFPLAAAKQFRQNDAKRLANKENIVFVSGRYEGIDERVIEKYANEVFSIGEFVLTGGELPSLVMTDAIARNVEGVLGNADSLEVESYENNLLEAPSFAKPENYQNLSVIKEFLKGNHSKICDLKFQMSNCKTKYYRPNKERR